The segment AATACCAGAAGACCCTGCGGCTCTCGGAAGCGCAGCGCCTGATGCTGACACAGAAGATGGACGCCGCCAGGGCAGGCTTCGAGGTCGGGTACGTGAGTGCCTCACAGTTCAGCCGGGAGTACCGGAGGCACTTCGGCTCGTCGCCCACCAGCCATGTGGCCACCCTGCGGCAGACGGACTGAACCTATAACGTCCTGACTGCGGATTGGACCCTGGTGGACTGGCAATGCGAAAATGTCCGACCTGGAAGAAAAATGGATTTGTGAAACAGCCATTGCTGGCTTCAATTCACTCGTGCAGATACCGATAAAGGGTACTCCTTGACACCTGCAGCATCCTGGCCACCTCGGTCACCGAATGCTCGGCTTTCAGCAGGTCCCGAGCAGCTTTGATCTGATCCCCACTCAGCTTGTGTTTCCTTCCACCTACACGTCCTCTGGCCCTTGCAGCTTCCAGCCCAGCACGGGTGCGGTCCCGAATCACGTCCCGCTCGAACTCAGCCAGGGCACCAAAAATATGAAAAAACAGTTTGCCGTTTGTTGAGGAGGTGTCCAATTTCTCTTGCACCACGTGCAATGCCACCCCTCTGGCTTCCAGCAGTTTCACCGTTTCAATCAGGTGCTGGAGGCTTCTTCCCAGTCGGTCGAGTTTCCAGACCACCAGTTTGTCTCCGGAGCGCAGAAACTTCAGGGCTTCCTCAAAGCCAGGCCGGTCTGTGGAAGCCCCACTGAGGTGGTCAGTGAAGATTCTTTCACAACCCTCTTTCTTCAGGCTGTCCAGTTGAAGCTCCAAATTTTGATCCCGGGTGGAGACCCGGGCGTATCCGACAATTTCACCCATGCTTCAGTGTAGCGAAATCAAAAGGAGCAGGGGTTTGCAGGGCGTTGATTTCAGGACGAGTTTTAGAGCACTTTCACGTCCAGAAACCCGTGTGTTTCTTTTCCGATCAGAAGTGTTCTGTAAAGGATCGTTTGCGCTACACCCTGCATCCCAGTGGGTCTCTTATGGAAAAAATCCCCACAAAGCCCTGCTGTTCCGGGCTTCGCCCATCACTGGAAGCCCAAAACCTTCTTCCACCGTGCGCAGCACACTGTAATGGTTGAAAGCCACCTTTGAGCTTATGGGTCCCCTAGCCTTTCCCGAAACCACCACCAGCACCACCCGACCTCCCTGATCCACCTTCTCCGGTCCCTGGGCAGGTGCGCTTTCGTCCGCCTCATCAAAGGTCAAAAAGATCACGTCGTTTTTGCCCCAGCTTTTTGAGGTCATGATCTTGCGCACCAGTTCCCCGGCCACCTGGTCTCCGGTTGCCTCCAGGTTCTTGCCTCCCCTGCACGC is part of the Deinococcus roseus genome and harbors:
- a CDS encoding recombinase family protein, which translates into the protein MGEIVGYARVSTRDQNLELQLDSLKKEGCERIFTDHLSGASTDRPGFEEALKFLRSGDKLVVWKLDRLGRSLQHLIETVKLLEARGVALHVVQEKLDTSSTNGKLFFHIFGALAEFERDVIRDRTRAGLEAARARGRVGGRKHKLSGDQIKAARDLLKAEHSVTEVARMLQVSRSTLYRYLHE